The Bacillales bacterium genome window below encodes:
- a CDS encoding Gfo/Idh/MocA family oxidoreductase: MEKLRVGMIGTGGISHWHAKQLGELQEVEVTAIADPVKKNRDFVIQKYGFGSAETYDDYKQLLKENKPDAVVICTPHTMHVNHVIDALESGCHVLVEKPMACSIEEAERMIAVAESNQKVLQVSYQRHFEPPFLYIREAIASGLIGELTSITASLYQDWLQLSEGLWRQNPKLSGGGMLMDSGSHIIDVLLWTTGLKPVKVSSSLQRHGADVEIDSFTSIQFEKDVVAGLNIVGYAPGWHETYVFCGTEGGIFFENGKITVRRRGEEIVEPELPAQTTNQDKSFIDAILGRHEVKVPGQFALEVVRLTQKIYESAGYDPYAMVK; encoded by the coding sequence CATTGGCACGCCAAACAACTCGGCGAGCTTCAAGAAGTCGAGGTGACCGCAATTGCTGATCCGGTAAAGAAAAATCGTGACTTCGTGATTCAAAAGTATGGGTTTGGATCGGCCGAAACGTATGACGATTATAAGCAATTGTTAAAAGAAAACAAGCCGGACGCGGTCGTTATATGTACGCCGCACACGATGCATGTCAATCACGTCATCGATGCTTTGGAGAGCGGTTGTCATGTACTCGTAGAAAAGCCAATGGCTTGCTCGATTGAAGAAGCGGAACGGATGATCGCTGTTGCCGAATCAAATCAAAAAGTGCTGCAAGTTTCCTATCAACGTCACTTCGAACCGCCGTTTCTCTATATTCGCGAAGCGATCGCGAGCGGATTGATCGGGGAATTAACGTCGATCACCGCTTCTTTATATCAAGATTGGCTGCAGTTATCCGAAGGGTTATGGCGGCAAAATCCGAAGCTGTCCGGCGGTGGGATGCTGATGGATTCGGGTAGTCATATTATCGACGTCCTCCTCTGGACGACAGGGTTGAAACCGGTGAAAGTTTCGTCCAGTTTGCAGCGCCACGGCGCCGATGTCGAAATCGACTCGTTTACGTCGATTCAGTTCGAAAAAGACGTCGTTGCCGGCTTGAACATCGTCGGTTATGCACCCGGCTGGCATGAAACATACGTGTTTTGCGGCACCGAAGGCGGGATTTTCTTTGAAAATGGAAAAATTACTGTGCGGCGGCGCGGCGAAGAAATCGTCGAGCCGGAATTGCCGGCGCAGACGACGAATCAAGATAAAAGTTTCATCGATGCCATTCTCGGCCGTCACGAAGTGAAAGTGCCGGGGCAGTTCGCGCTTGAAGTCGTCCGCTTGACGCAAAAGATTTACGAATCAGCCGGGTACGATCCATATGCGATGGTGAAATAA
- a CDS encoding sulfatase, which translates to MNVIVVLFDTMRIDHLSCYGAEQASNGLNEKIRTPHLDRFAKQSVRFTNGLIGSFPCMPARRELWTGRYEFPWRGWGPLEDNDFDFIDFLRSSGCITQLISDHYHLLERDAGNYHFGFSGWDMIRGQEHDPYITEPLADGTKAGIDHRTSGAWYLHQKNKRGGRRDEESLYAPRVFRKACSWLERNADRKTRRDKPFFLMVESFDPHEPWDPPLHRIERFDPGFEGKRPHSPVYGASSRFTDDELRHIRALYAAELTMVDTWFGRLLDQIDALDLWDDTMIVATTDHGFFLGEHGLVGKPDLIPLYNEMSRIPFMMYHPDAKRGTESNELVQLVDVFPTIVDALGLDLTFGRSDEFVAGKEARKTWEGVQSKPPHGISLMPALLGREPSKSREIAVTGKFGDILRVSDGKWSLYVVPDGDAPLYWHGRREPGRTFAGRRGAFDQVKERYPIQYPVIRKENELYHIASDPGETDNLIVKERSTAHRLRKQLAKWFTAIDAPKETLVRYGVSEL; encoded by the coding sequence ATGAATGTCATTGTCGTTTTGTTTGATACGATGCGTATCGATCATTTGAGCTGCTACGGCGCGGAACAAGCATCGAACGGCTTGAATGAAAAGATTCGTACACCGCATCTCGACCGGTTTGCCAAGCAAAGCGTTCGGTTCACAAATGGTTTGATCGGCAGTTTTCCATGCATGCCTGCACGACGAGAATTATGGACCGGACGCTATGAATTTCCATGGCGCGGCTGGGGACCGCTTGAGGACAATGATTTCGATTTCATCGATTTCTTGCGTTCATCCGGCTGTATCACCCAACTCATCAGCGATCATTATCATTTACTCGAGCGGGATGCGGGCAATTATCACTTCGGTTTCAGCGGCTGGGACATGATTCGCGGACAGGAACACGATCCATACATAACGGAACCGCTTGCAGACGGAACGAAAGCGGGGATCGACCATCGCACGAGCGGTGCGTGGTATTTGCATCAAAAAAATAAACGCGGGGGACGAAGAGACGAAGAATCGCTGTATGCGCCCCGCGTTTTCCGAAAAGCGTGTTCGTGGCTGGAGCGCAATGCCGATCGCAAAACGCGGAGAGACAAACCGTTTTTTCTCATGGTCGAATCGTTCGACCCGCACGAGCCGTGGGACCCGCCGCTACACCGGATTGAGCGATTCGATCCGGGATTTGAAGGGAAGCGGCCGCACAGTCCGGTTTACGGCGCTTCCAGTCGATTTACGGACGACGAATTGCGGCATATACGTGCGCTATATGCCGCAGAATTGACGATGGTGGATACATGGTTCGGCCGTTTGCTTGATCAAATCGATGCGCTTGACCTTTGGGACGACACGATGATTGTCGCAACGACAGATCACGGTTTCTTTCTTGGGGAACACGGTCTTGTGGGTAAACCGGACCTCATCCCGCTGTACAATGAAATGAGTCGGATTCCTTTCATGATGTATCATCCAGATGCAAAACGAGGAACGGAATCGAATGAACTTGTTCAGCTCGTGGATGTCTTTCCGACAATCGTTGATGCGCTCGGACTTGATCTTACTTTTGGCCGTTCAGACGAGTTTGTTGCAGGAAAAGAAGCGCGTAAAACGTGGGAAGGTGTTCAATCAAAACCGCCGCACGGCATCAGCTTAATGCCGGCTTTGCTCGGCCGCGAGCCATCGAAATCACGCGAGATTGCCGTCACCGGCAAATTCGGCGACATCTTAAGGGTAAGCGATGGGAAGTGGTCGCTCTATGTTGTCCCTGACGGCGATGCGCCGCTTTACTGGCACGGCAGGCGCGAGCCGGGAAGAACGTTTGCCGGACGGCGCGGAGCGTTTGATCAGGTAAAAGAGCGATACCCGATTCAATATCCGGTGATCCGCAAAGAAAATGAGCTGTATCATATAGCAAGCGATCCCGGAGAGACGGATAACTTGATTGTAAAAGAGAGAAGCACCGCACACCGCTTAAGAAAACAGTTGGCTAAATGGTTCACAGCGATTGATGCGCCGAAAGAAACATTAGTCAGATACGGAGTATCGGAGCTGTGA
- a CDS encoding 2Fe-2S iron-sulfur cluster binding domain-containing protein, with translation MKTRVKWQERWVEVKREKSLLHGLLEIGVEPPFRCEFGHCGSCRMRLTAGSVVHDDVAGLTEADRKANIILLCSCRPLSTSIELEPME, from the coding sequence GTGAAAACGAGAGTGAAATGGCAAGAGCGATGGGTCGAAGTAAAGCGAGAGAAATCGCTCTTGCACGGTTTATTGGAAATCGGCGTTGAGCCGCCGTTCCGCTGCGAATTCGGGCATTGCGGCAGCTGCCGCATGCGGCTTACCGCCGGCAGCGTTGTGCACGATGACGTTGCAGGTTTGACGGAAGCTGATCGCAAAGCAAACATCATCTTGCTCTGTTCGTGCCGGCCGCTGAGCACAAGCATTGAGCTTGAACCGATGGAATAG